From the Pseudomonadota bacterium genome, the window AACCCGCTGTATCCGACCCCCGAGATCGCGCTCACTAATCAGGGGGTGTGTGCCGCCCGCCGGGGCGATCTCGGCCGCGCGGAAGAAAAGCTGCGCGCGGCGCTCGATCGCAACCCGAACGTACCGGAAGCGCTCCTCGAGATGGGCGAGGTGAGTTATCGCCAGGGCCAGTATCTCAAGGCCCGCGGCTATCTCGCGCGTTACTCGGAGGTCGCGAAGCACAGCGCGCGTAGTCTCTGGCTCGGCGTGCGCGTGGAGCGCCAACTCGGGGATGCGGATGCGGTGGGGAGCTATTCCGTGGCCCTCAAGGGCCGCTTTCCGGAATCGGAAGAGACCCGCCTGTTGACGGAATCGGAGCGTCGCGGTGGCCATGACGAAGCGGTCGGACAATAAATCTCGGGACAATAGCCCAGGGTCTGGCGGCGCGAGCCCGCCTTCGTCCCTGGGCGCGCGCCTGCGCCAGGCGCGCGAGGCGCGCGGCATCCCCATCGAGGGCATCGCGCAGCGGATCCGGGTGCCGGTGGCGGTATTGCGTGCCATCGAAGAGGATCGCCTGGAGGGCTTGGCGCCGATCTACGTCAGGGGCTATGTGCGGACCTATGCCCGCATCGTGGGGCTGGGCGAGGAGAGCGTGCTCGCCGCACTGCCGAGCGCCGAGACGCCGGTGGTCGTGACCGCCCAAAGCGGCAGAGTGATGCGCCAGAATGTGACGCCCGGCGGTGGGCTCAAGATC encodes:
- the pilW gene encoding type IV pilus biogenesis/stability protein PilW; protein product: MKRRCAPFLALALAGCATTEEVPDPSYIPSDKAAINTQLGVEYMRTGNYDTAIVKLKKALEDDPNYSSAYSMLGEVYRRTGQMDKAEEFFRKAVELDPKDSGAWSNYGQYLCQVGRDAEADQMFEKALANPLYPTPEIALTNQGVCAARRGDLGRAEEKLRAALDRNPNVPEALLEMGEVSYRQGQYLKARGYLARYSEVAKHSARSLWLGVRVERQLGDADAVGSYSVALKGRFPESEETRLLTESERRGGHDEAVGQ